The following proteins are co-located in the Carassius carassius chromosome 39, fCarCar2.1, whole genome shotgun sequence genome:
- the LOC132121150 gene encoding sulfotransferase 2B1-like, whose amino-acid sequence MKIQTVKKIIRTAALLRAPLALSHTGSAFESAVLQNMTEAELYSLYKGVYVPTHLHPPESLRYCEEFTFRPEDILIATYPKSGTTWMQEVVPLILSEGDLTPVLTVPNWDRVPWLEEHRAILLNLEQRASPRVFATHFHHHMMNQSYFKIKPRVLYVLRNPKDVFTSSYHYYGMASYLVNPGTQDEFMEKFLDGKIIFGSWFDHVKDWINAEEQESIQYIFYEEMIADLKGSVEKIAKFLGKSLSSDVTEKIADHCVFKNMKQNKMSNFSLVPEEYMDQKKSEFLRKGIAGDWKNLFTEAQEQRFDAVYNEEMRDVTFKFMWD is encoded by the exons ATGAAGATCCAGACAGTGAAGAAAATTATCAGAACAGCAGCATTACTGCGCGCTCCTCTCGCTCTGTCTCACACAGGATCTGCATTTGAGTCTGCAGTGCTTCAGAACATGACGGAGGCTGAGCTGTACTCGCTGTATAAAGGTGTGTATGTGCCGACACATTTACACCCTCCTGAGAGCCTGAGATACTGCGAGGAGTTCACTTTCCGTCCGGAGGACATCCTGATCGCCACTTACCCCAAATCTG GCACAACATGGATGCAGGAGGTGGTTCCTCTGATCTTGAGTGAAGGTGATCTGACTCCGGTGCTGACGGTGCCAAACTGGGACCGAGTGCCATGGCTGGAGGAACACCGGGCGATCCTGCTGAATCTGGAGCAGAGAGCTTCTCCACGCGTCTTTGCAACTCACTTCCATCACCACATGATGAACCAGTCTTACTTCAAAATAAAGCCCAGG GTCCTTTATGTCCTGCGTAACCCCAAAGATGTGTTCACGTCCTCGTATCACTACTATGGAATGGCCTCATACCTGGTGAATCCGGGAACCCAAGACGAGTTCATGGAGAAGTTCCTTGATGGAAAGA TCATTTTCGGTTCCTGGTTTGATCATGTCAAAGACTGGATTAATGCTGAAGAACAGGAATCCATACAGTACATTTTCTATGAGGAGATGATCGCT GATTTGAAAGGATCCGTGGAGAAAATTGCCAAGTTTCTTGGTAAATCTCTGAGTTCAGACGTGACAGAGAAGATCGCTGATCACTGCGTCTTCAagaacatgaaacaaaacaaaatgtccaACTTTTCTCTGGTTCCAGAGGAATACATGGACCAGAAGAAATCTGAATTCCTGAGGAAAG GAATTGCTGGAGACTGGAAGAATCTGTTCACTGAAGCCCAAGAGCAGCGATTTGATGCTGTATACAATGAGGAAATGAGAGATGTGACATTCAAATTTATGTGGGACTGA